One window of the Takifugu rubripes chromosome 13, fTakRub1.2, whole genome shotgun sequence genome contains the following:
- the irx5a gene encoding Iroquois homeobox protein 5a isoform X2, translating into MAYPQGYLYQPSASLALYSCPAYSTSVISGPRTEELGRSSSGSAFAPYAGSTAFTSASPGYNSHLPYSADAAAAATFTSYVSSPYDHTSGMAGSIGYHPYATPLGTYPYGDPAYRKNATRDATATLKAWLNEHRKNPYPTKGEKIMLAIITKMTLTQVSTWFANARRRLKKENKMTWTPRNRSEDEEEDENIDLEKNDDDEPNKPTDKGDSTDTEADHKLLNPGDMGCDRFKEENHGKDTDPLLSDSDLKEQEERTTELLPDSAKPTTSSPSAVPRGNQAVAQQDKQSDLSHAATTVTSNVTSVIHSPPSAPKPKLWSLAEIATSSDRCKSSSDASQSCPGLPQSAVMGSNPSPSRSSPQCPLPNSTVLSRPLYYTSPFYPGYTNYGGSFGHLHSNHGSVTTGSTAHFNGLNQTVLNRAEALVRESQRVRGQTQVDLCKDSPYELKKGMSNI; encoded by the exons ATGGCGTATCCTCAGGGCTACTTGTACCAGCCGTCCGCTTCTCTCGCCCTGTATTCGTGTCCAGCGTATAGCACCAGCGTCATATCAGGACCCAGGACCGAGGAACTTGGCCGATCCTCTTCGGGATCTGCTTTTGCGCCCTATGCTGGATCTACTGCGTTCACCAGCGCCTCGCCAGGCTACAACTCCCATTTACCCTACAGTGCAGACGCAGCGGCAGCTGCCACATTCACCTCGTATGTG AGTTCCCCTTATGATCACACGAGCGGTATGGCCGGGTCAATAGGATATCACCCTTACGCGACACCTCTGGGCACCTACCCTTACGGTGACCCAGCATACCGTAAAAACGCAACCCGGGACGCCACCGCCACCCTTAAAGCATGGCTCAACGAGCACCGCAAAAACCCCTACCCGACCAAGGGGGAGAAGATCATGCTGGCCATCATCACCAAAATGACCCTCACCCAGGTGTCCACCTGGTTCGCCAACGCCAGGAGGAGGTTAAAGAAGGAGAACAAGATGACCTGGACCCCCCGGAACCgcagcgaggacgaggaggaggacgagaatATTGATTTGGAGAAAAACGACGACGACGAGCCGAATAAGCCCACAGACAAGGGAGACTCGACAGACACAGAAGCAG ATCATAAACTTCTGAACCCAGGGGACATGGGCTGTGACAGATTTAAGGAGGAGAACCACGGCAAAGACACGGATCCTCTCCTCAGCGATTCCGACCTAAAGGAACAGGAAGAACGGACTACAGAACTGCTGCCGGATTCCGCCAAACCCACCACCTCGTCTCCCTCCGCGGTGCCCCGTGGGAACCAGGCCGTTGCGCAACAAGACAAGCAGTCCGATTTGAGTCACGCAGCGACCACGGTGACCAGCAACGTCACTTCTGTCATCCATTCGCCCCCTTCGGCACCTAAACCTAAACTGTGGTCCCTGGCGGAGATCGCCACGTCCTCAGACAGGTGTAAGAGCAGCAGCGACGCGTCACAGTCCTGCCCCGGTTTGCCTCAGAGCGCAGTCATGGGCTCCAACCCGTCTCCATCTCGGTCCTCCCCTCAGTGCCCGCTCCCCAACAGCACGGTCCTTTCCAGGCCTTTGTACTACACCTCCCCTTTCTACCCCGGCTACACGAACTATGGTGGCAGTTTTGGACACCTTCACAGTAACCACGGCTCGGTAACCACGGGCTCCACGGCACATTTCAATGGATTAAACCAGACTGTGTTAAATAGAGCAGAGGCTTTGGtaagagagagccagagagtcAGAGGCCAAACGCAGGTAGATCTTTGTAAAGACTCCCCTTATGAACTAAAGAAAGGTATGTCAAACATTTAA
- the irx5a gene encoding Iroquois homeobox protein 5a isoform X1 yields the protein MAYPQGYLYQPSASLALYSCPAYSTSVISGPRTEELGRSSSGSAFAPYAGSTAFTSASPGYNSHLPYSADAAAAATFTSYVVSKLKSSPYDHTSGMAGSIGYHPYATPLGTYPYGDPAYRKNATRDATATLKAWLNEHRKNPYPTKGEKIMLAIITKMTLTQVSTWFANARRRLKKENKMTWTPRNRSEDEEEDENIDLEKNDDDEPNKPTDKGDSTDTEADHKLLNPGDMGCDRFKEENHGKDTDPLLSDSDLKEQEERTTELLPDSAKPTTSSPSAVPRGNQAVAQQDKQSDLSHAATTVTSNVTSVIHSPPSAPKPKLWSLAEIATSSDRCKSSSDASQSCPGLPQSAVMGSNPSPSRSSPQCPLPNSTVLSRPLYYTSPFYPGYTNYGGSFGHLHSNHGSVTTGSTAHFNGLNQTVLNRAEALVRESQRVRGQTQVDLCKDSPYELKKGMSNI from the exons ATGGCGTATCCTCAGGGCTACTTGTACCAGCCGTCCGCTTCTCTCGCCCTGTATTCGTGTCCAGCGTATAGCACCAGCGTCATATCAGGACCCAGGACCGAGGAACTTGGCCGATCCTCTTCGGGATCTGCTTTTGCGCCCTATGCTGGATCTACTGCGTTCACCAGCGCCTCGCCAGGCTACAACTCCCATTTACCCTACAGTGCAGACGCAGCGGCAGCTGCCACATTCACCTCGTATGTGGTGAGTAAACTAAAG AGTTCCCCTTATGATCACACGAGCGGTATGGCCGGGTCAATAGGATATCACCCTTACGCGACACCTCTGGGCACCTACCCTTACGGTGACCCAGCATACCGTAAAAACGCAACCCGGGACGCCACCGCCACCCTTAAAGCATGGCTCAACGAGCACCGCAAAAACCCCTACCCGACCAAGGGGGAGAAGATCATGCTGGCCATCATCACCAAAATGACCCTCACCCAGGTGTCCACCTGGTTCGCCAACGCCAGGAGGAGGTTAAAGAAGGAGAACAAGATGACCTGGACCCCCCGGAACCgcagcgaggacgaggaggaggacgagaatATTGATTTGGAGAAAAACGACGACGACGAGCCGAATAAGCCCACAGACAAGGGAGACTCGACAGACACAGAAGCAG ATCATAAACTTCTGAACCCAGGGGACATGGGCTGTGACAGATTTAAGGAGGAGAACCACGGCAAAGACACGGATCCTCTCCTCAGCGATTCCGACCTAAAGGAACAGGAAGAACGGACTACAGAACTGCTGCCGGATTCCGCCAAACCCACCACCTCGTCTCCCTCCGCGGTGCCCCGTGGGAACCAGGCCGTTGCGCAACAAGACAAGCAGTCCGATTTGAGTCACGCAGCGACCACGGTGACCAGCAACGTCACTTCTGTCATCCATTCGCCCCCTTCGGCACCTAAACCTAAACTGTGGTCCCTGGCGGAGATCGCCACGTCCTCAGACAGGTGTAAGAGCAGCAGCGACGCGTCACAGTCCTGCCCCGGTTTGCCTCAGAGCGCAGTCATGGGCTCCAACCCGTCTCCATCTCGGTCCTCCCCTCAGTGCCCGCTCCCCAACAGCACGGTCCTTTCCAGGCCTTTGTACTACACCTCCCCTTTCTACCCCGGCTACACGAACTATGGTGGCAGTTTTGGACACCTTCACAGTAACCACGGCTCGGTAACCACGGGCTCCACGGCACATTTCAATGGATTAAACCAGACTGTGTTAAATAGAGCAGAGGCTTTGGtaagagagagccagagagtcAGAGGCCAAACGCAGGTAGATCTTTGTAAAGACTCCCCTTATGAACTAAAGAAAGGTATGTCAAACATTTAA